In one Desulfoferula mesophila genomic region, the following are encoded:
- the phoU gene encoding phosphate signaling complex protein PhoU, which translates to MQGLSYFHRRMQEVKEDLLKMAGRAEEAVYTATQALVKRNRALAQTVIQGDRRIDLMQNEIEERCISLLATQQPVAVDLRFLSAVIKITSFLERMGDQAVNLAQRVDVLAEMSPSDTPATLVAMGDIAREMAKTCLDAFVAEDVAKAEAVLARDDELDHLCRTFLEEMIAWMTEERRVIRRGVELVLASRHLERIGDEATNVAEEVVYLVEGRIIRHGGKKGIAAGQA; encoded by the coding sequence ATGCAAGGGCTATCGTATTTTCATCGTCGCATGCAAGAGGTCAAGGAAGACCTTTTGAAAATGGCCGGCCGGGCCGAGGAAGCCGTGTACACCGCCACCCAGGCTCTGGTCAAGCGCAACCGGGCCCTGGCCCAGACCGTTATCCAAGGCGACCGGCGCATCGATTTGATGCAAAACGAGATCGAGGAACGCTGCATCAGCCTGTTGGCCACCCAGCAGCCGGTGGCCGTGGACCTGCGCTTCCTCTCGGCGGTCATCAAGATAACCAGCTTCCTGGAGCGCATGGGCGACCAGGCCGTGAACCTGGCCCAGCGGGTGGACGTCCTGGCCGAGATGAGCCCCAGCGACACCCCGGCCACCCTGGTGGCCATGGGCGACATCGCCCGCGAGATGGCCAAGACCTGCCTGGACGCCTTCGTGGCCGAGGACGTGGCCAAGGCCGAGGCGGTGTTGGCCCGCGACGACGAGCTGGACCACCTGTGCCGCACCTTCCTGGAGGAGATGATCGCCTGGATGACCGAGGAACGCCGGGTCATCCGCCGGGGGGTGGAGCTGGTCCTGGCCAGCCGCCATTTGGAGCGCATCGGCGACGAAGCCACCAACGTGGCCGAGGAAGTGGTGTACCTGGTGGAGGGCCGCATCATCCGCCACGGCGGCAAGAAGGGCATCGCGGCGGGCCAGGCCTGA
- the pstB gene encoding phosphate ABC transporter ATP-binding protein PstB, translating to MVKTSAAQNLKAPTEPSGVPERPIIEVRGLNFYYGDFQALTDINMTVKRNQVTALIGPSGCGKSTFLRLLNRMNELIPGTKVEGELLFEDINLYDPQVDPVDVRRRVGMVFQKPNPFPKTIYNNVAYGPRLHGLKEAKNLDQIVERSLKSAALWDEVKDILHQSALGLSGGQQQRLCIARAIAMSPEVLLMDEPTSALDPIATSRIEELVKELKQSYTVIIVTHNMQQAARVSDDTAFFYMGRLVEMGPTEGIFTKPQKEQTEHYITGRFG from the coding sequence ATGGTAAAGACCAGCGCCGCGCAAAACCTGAAAGCGCCGACGGAACCTTCCGGCGTTCCCGAAAGACCCATCATCGAAGTCAGGGGTCTGAACTTCTATTACGGTGATTTCCAGGCCTTGACCGACATCAACATGACCGTCAAGCGCAACCAGGTGACCGCCCTCATCGGCCCCTCGGGCTGCGGCAAGTCCACCTTCTTGCGCCTACTCAACCGCATGAACGAGCTGATCCCCGGCACCAAGGTGGAGGGGGAGCTTTTGTTCGAGGACATCAACCTCTACGATCCCCAGGTGGACCCGGTGGACGTGCGCCGCCGGGTGGGCATGGTCTTCCAAAAGCCCAACCCCTTCCCCAAGACCATCTACAACAACGTGGCCTACGGGCCGCGCCTGCACGGCCTGAAGGAAGCCAAGAACCTGGACCAGATCGTGGAGCGATCGCTCAAGTCCGCCGCCCTGTGGGACGAGGTGAAGGACATCCTGCACCAGAGCGCCCTGGGTCTCTCCGGCGGGCAGCAGCAGCGCCTGTGCATCGCCCGGGCCATCGCCATGTCGCCCGAGGTGCTTTTGATGGACGAGCCCACCAGCGCCCTGGACCCCATCGCCACCAGCCGCATAGAGGAGTTGGTCAAGGAACTCAAGCAAAGCTATACTGTTATAATCGTTACTCACAACATGCAGCAAGCAGCCCGGGTCAGCGACGACACAGCCTTTTTCTACATGGGCCGTTTGGTGGAAATGGGCCCCACCGAGGGTATTTTCACCAAGCCCCAGAAGGAACAGACCGAGCACTACATCACCGGCCGCTTTGGTTAG
- the pstA gene encoding phosphate ABC transporter permease PstA, which yields MIRHSLASRHLSQTLAFGLFRLLMLTVLATLGGILLYVFIHGIGAISWEFLTAAPKDSMTAGGIFPAIMGTLYLTVGAILVALPLGVAAAVYLSEYATDGKALRIVRLGIQNLAGVPSVVFGLFGLALFVGYFHLGISIAAGSLTLGLLILPTVIGASEEALRQVPSTFREASLGLGATRWQTIRKVVLPAALPGILTGSILGIGRAAGETAPIMFTAATFFTVGLPRSPLDTVMALPYHIYVLATAGTHIEQTRPLQYGTVLVLISMVLGLSLVAIIIRTRMRKTKKW from the coding sequence ATGATCCGCCACTCCCTGGCCTCGCGCCACCTCAGCCAAACCCTGGCCTTCGGCCTGTTCCGCCTGCTCATGCTCACGGTGCTGGCGACCCTGGGCGGCATCCTGCTCTACGTGTTCATCCACGGCATCGGCGCCATCAGCTGGGAGTTCCTTACCGCGGCTCCCAAGGACTCCATGACCGCCGGCGGCATCTTCCCGGCCATCATGGGCACCCTCTACCTCACGGTGGGGGCCATCCTGGTGGCCCTGCCCCTGGGGGTGGCCGCGGCGGTGTATCTCAGCGAGTACGCCACCGACGGCAAGGCGCTGAGGATCGTGCGCCTGGGCATCCAAAACCTGGCCGGGGTTCCCAGCGTGGTCTTCGGCCTGTTCGGCCTGGCCCTGTTCGTGGGCTACTTCCACCTGGGCATCTCCATCGCCGCCGGTTCCCTCACCCTGGGCCTGTTGATCCTGCCCACCGTGATCGGGGCCAGCGAGGAGGCGCTTCGCCAGGTGCCCAGCACCTTCCGCGAGGCCTCCCTGGGCCTGGGGGCCACCCGCTGGCAGACCATCCGCAAGGTGGTGCTGCCCGCCGCCCTGCCCGGCATCCTCACCGGCTCCATCCTGGGCATCGGCCGGGCGGCCGGGGAAACCGCGCCCATCATGTTCACCGCGGCCACCTTCTTCACCGTGGGCCTGCCCCGTTCGCCCCTGGACACCGTAATGGCCCTGCCCTATCACATCTACGTGTTGGCAACGGCCGGGACCCACATAGAGCAGACCCGGCCCCTGCAATACGGCACGGTGCTGGTTTTGATCAGCATGGTGCTGGGCCTGTCCCTGGTGGCCATCATTATCCGCACCCGCATGCGAAAGACCAAAAAATGGTAA
- the pstC gene encoding phosphate ABC transporter permease subunit PstC, protein MLQVPQAQAITGDNAPPVAVAPLTKRKVTSTVQEARIKRLFVASGFFSVIIMGLIVLFLFKEGLGLFSTVSVKDFLFGDFWYPTYDPPDFGILPLIAGSVAVTVISSAIAVPLGVGAALYLGEVAGHRTREILKPAVELLASLPSVVLGFVGMVVIAPLMQQWWDIPTGLNVLNASIMLAIMAIPTITSIAEDALHAVPKDLVEASLALGATRLETLTRVVVPGAMSGIGTGTILGMSRAMGETMVVLMVAGGAAQIPGSIFDSVRPLPATIAAEMGETPFGSEHYHALFAIGIVLFLLTLGFNLVAAYISRRFQQRGAATL, encoded by the coding sequence ATGTTGCAAGTTCCCCAGGCCCAGGCCATCACCGGAGACAACGCTCCGCCGGTGGCCGTCGCCCCATTGACCAAACGCAAGGTGACCAGCACCGTGCAAGAGGCGCGCATCAAGCGCCTGTTCGTGGCGTCCGGTTTCTTCTCGGTCATTATCATGGGGCTGATCGTCCTGTTCTTGTTCAAAGAGGGCTTGGGCCTCTTCTCCACGGTCAGCGTCAAGGACTTCCTTTTCGGCGACTTCTGGTACCCCACCTACGATCCGCCCGACTTCGGCATCCTGCCCCTGATCGCCGGGTCGGTGGCGGTAACGGTCATCTCCTCGGCCATCGCCGTGCCCCTGGGCGTGGGGGCGGCCCTGTATCTGGGCGAGGTGGCCGGCCACCGCACCAGGGAGATCCTCAAGCCGGCGGTGGAGCTGCTGGCCAGCCTGCCTTCGGTGGTGCTGGGCTTCGTGGGCATGGTGGTCATCGCCCCGCTGATGCAGCAATGGTGGGACATCCCCACCGGGCTCAACGTGCTCAACGCCTCCATCATGCTGGCCATCATGGCCATCCCCACCATCACCTCCATCGCCGAGGACGCCCTGCACGCGGTGCCCAAGGATCTGGTGGAGGCCTCCCTGGCCCTGGGAGCCACCCGCCTGGAAACCCTGACCAGGGTGGTGGTGCCCGGAGCCATGTCCGGCATCGGCACCGGCACCATCCTGGGCATGAGCCGGGCCATGGGCGAGACCATGGTGGTGTTGATGGTGGCCGGCGGCGCCGCCCAGATCCCCGGCAGCATCTTCGACTCGGTGCGCCCCCTGCCCGCCACCATCGCCGCCGAGATGGGCGAGACGCCTTTCGGCTCCGAGCACTACCACGCCCTGTTCGCCATCGGCATCGTGCTGTTCTTGCTCACCCTGGGCTTCAACCTGGTGGCCGCCTACATCAGCCGCCGCTTCCAACAGAGAGGAGCGGCCACCTTATGA
- a CDS encoding putative porin has protein sequence MKRLLMTIALVLGLTMLPSAGAFAATQAELEAKIKAMEQTLNQMKAELGQVRQQQQQQQQAVQAAATSKLPAWAERITFFGDVRFRYEHTTYDETTLDGVPTSKSDKDRFRVRLRFGARSQINEDVELGMRMTLGSDDDPTSTNVTMGNYFGEYTTWGIDEAYVKWTPSLVPDKAFTFSFGKVPQPFVTTKVIWDSDVVPEGAFINYTFNKGGDWRPFINASFMTVNQPGDWSSNDYAPAAQAGIKGRAGAFSLVGTAGYTAWGNLGDPGDLPPNLHGTPTYTENGETRTTNYQVWDVFAQAAFKFSPKGSVGMWGQYVQNADSSGPYQDKDSGYGVAGFVTYDKFKFLVLYKDVEANATPGFIADSDSGYVNRKGWQLEGEYQMWKYGKLQVTYYNTEPDDANIPGATNKSQTIFVNTIFKF, from the coding sequence ATGAAAAGGCTTTTGATGACCATTGCCTTGGTTTTGGGGCTCACCATGCTGCCTTCGGCCGGGGCGTTCGCCGCCACCCAGGCGGAGCTGGAAGCCAAGATCAAGGCCATGGAGCAGACCCTAAACCAAATGAAGGCCGAGTTGGGCCAGGTCCGGCAACAACAGCAACAGCAGCAACAAGCGGTCCAGGCCGCCGCCACCAGCAAGTTGCCCGCATGGGCCGAGCGCATCACTTTTTTCGGCGACGTGCGTTTCCGCTACGAGCACACCACCTATGACGAAACCACCCTCGACGGGGTGCCCACCAGCAAGAGTGACAAGGACCGGTTCCGGGTGCGCCTGCGCTTCGGGGCGCGCAGCCAGATCAACGAAGACGTGGAACTGGGCATGCGCATGACCTTGGGCAGCGACGACGACCCGACCAGCACCAACGTGACCATGGGCAATTACTTCGGGGAATACACCACTTGGGGCATCGATGAGGCCTACGTGAAGTGGACTCCCTCCCTGGTTCCCGACAAGGCGTTCACCTTCAGCTTCGGCAAGGTGCCCCAGCCCTTTGTCACCACCAAGGTCATCTGGGACTCCGACGTGGTTCCCGAGGGCGCGTTCATCAACTACACCTTCAACAAGGGCGGCGACTGGCGGCCCTTTATCAACGCGTCCTTCATGACCGTGAACCAGCCCGGCGATTGGAGCAGCAACGATTACGCTCCGGCCGCCCAGGCCGGCATCAAGGGCAGAGCGGGGGCCTTTTCATTGGTGGGCACGGCGGGCTACACCGCCTGGGGCAACCTGGGTGATCCGGGCGATTTGCCCCCCAACCTGCACGGCACCCCCACCTATACGGAAAACGGCGAGACGCGCACCACCAATTACCAGGTGTGGGACGTGTTCGCCCAGGCCGCCTTCAAGTTCTCGCCCAAGGGTTCGGTGGGCATGTGGGGCCAGTACGTGCAAAACGCCGATTCCTCCGGCCCCTACCAGGACAAGGACAGCGGCTATGGCGTGGCCGGCTTTGTCACCTACGACAAGTTCAAGTTCCTGGTTCTGTACAAGGACGTGGAGGCCAACGCCACCCCGGGCTTCATCGCCGACAGCGACTCCGGTTATGTAAACCGCAAGGGCTGGCAGCTGGAAGGCGAGTACCAGATGTGGAAGTACGGCAAGCTGCAGGTCACCTATTACAACACCGAGCCGGACGACGCCAACATCCCCGGGGCGACCAACAAGTCCCAGACCATTTTCGTCAATACTATCTTCAAGTTCTAG